The following DNA comes from Malania oleifera isolate guangnan ecotype guangnan chromosome 12, ASM2987363v1, whole genome shotgun sequence.
GGTAGATAATTACGAAAAAGAAAAACTTACAAGAAAACAAACTTGGACACAAGTATTACATTCTTTTTTATATAATAGAGAATAAACATATTAACAACGAAACGAATAGCTCGAGTACTTTCTAATAGTTCGCAATTCTCTACAAAGCATTTCAATCGAAATCCCTCATAGAATTCCCATGCATCAGAATCCCAATGCAATTAGAACAAAATCCATCAAATTTGCAAAACCAAATTTGACTCCCGTGATTTAACAAGCCTACAACCTTTTTAAGTGCTTTTGATGTTTAAGTGAAGACGAACTAAATGTCCCGGGTTGCTACTAAATTTAACAGTGACAACAACAATCAAACAGCTCTCTTGCATGCGAAAGTAATCCAATGAAGTTTGGAGGTCAAAAATAATGCGTGAATGGCCTGACAATCGTGAGCATACTGTATTTATTAACGCAGCTCTCTGCACAAGTAACTCTGTAGAGCGAGAGAGGGATCGATACCTGTAACGGTCTGATAGCCGGGAGCATAATACGGAGGATGCGATGGAGGATAAGCCGATGATTCAGCAGCTCCGGGCGGTGGAACCGGCTGGGGGAAGCCGATTGCAGGCGGCGAATAGGTGGCGACGCCTTGAAAAGTCCCGTAGTGCGGCTGCTGTTGATTATCGCCGGCGGCGACTCTGCTCTTGCCTTCTTCGCTCATCTTCGAACCCGCGCAAGACAGAAGTGTAGGGTTTCCGAGGTTCCACACTTCCACTGGCTGATGAACTGATTGCAGCTAGATCAGGGATTGATTTCGGAAAAATGAGATAAGTCAACGTCGTGTCCGATGGGCGAATCTTCTACACATGGGCGATCGCTCCAAGATGTGCACTGAAATCCGAAAGTCCTAATCGGGACCGTAAACGTGGCAAGAAGCATTTACGGCTTTCTTTAGGTAAAGGGAGTAAACTTAATAAAGTTTCCGTGCGAATTCGATATTCAATCCAAACTCGAAGAAAGGCTTGCATGTCATTGCTCCCTCAGCTAAAAGATTTTGTCGCCTAAGCAACTTTGTTCCGcataaagaattcaaattttaatttgaacATATGAAGGAAATGTTAGGGTAAATACGAATAAATTGTTTTAgcctaaacaaaaaaaaaaaaaagttgtttaAATGtgtaaataatttttctttttaattttaacataatACGAAGAAATTTTCAAAGATTCgtttagttatgaaaaatattttttttatttttactttaaaaaaatttataaaaagtataacttattttttagttattcaaagttcatattacaaaatatagacaataatttttttaaattttaatttttaaattttaaaataatcacaaaaaaaatttattttctaattttttagattttacatgaggtaatatttgaaatcatggattttggggcCTAAATTTATATTTAGGTGAATTTAGAATAAacgttatacatatatcatacattaaagtctaaaatttaaatttggtGCTCTCATATGCGAAATAAAAGTTAgaaatttagtaaaataataaaaaaatactttccaacttttttatataaattttaaaaatatagaaaaaaaggtgatatttttgtaattatttaaaaaatataaataaaatttaaaattattttcataaacAAATTGTGCGAAAACTATTTATTTTTACTCATTTATTCcataaaaatgttataaaaaataaaatttggctAACTTTTTCTTGTAACTTTttagaaaacaaaatttttttttccccaaaactaaatTGGCCCTAAGAGTGTTGGTGATGTACACTGCAAGAATATTCTTTATTACCAAAGTCATAAAAAATAGATAGTatcaaaaaacaagaaaaattaaGATCGGTTAGTACCAGTTTCTTAATCATTTTCTTGTTCATACTAACAAATTTTCAAAATGGATTTAAAGGcattcatttaaaaaaataagccaaaagatgataaaaaaatattaagaacttatgaaatgattttatTACAAATTAAGGTAGGACGTAATCATACTTGCAAAAAAAAATCATGATCAAACAAACTTCGCTAGAATGATTATATCCGGTGACCAACATTTCCTCTAAGCTCATATTGCCTCTTGGATTGACGTTTTCCTTGATGGTCACTTGGACAAATTAAGTTTTGTAAAAGATATACAATAATTTTTAGGAATTGTGAATTATTACTATTGTTAGTAATAATAAATGATATTATTATACCAAATCTTTGTAATGTCTTAAATGCAGTATATTATGATTATTGATGCAAGAATATTATTTATTACCAAAAGTTGTAAGAATTGGATAttaccaaaaaatgaaaaaatttaagATCAGTTACTGCCAGCTTCTTAATCATTTTCTTGTAAATGATAGTTCTCTCTATCGTAGAAATATTTTTTATACCAacaatttttaaatttgatttataGACAAGATTTTAGCAGCTTGGCAGTGTAGGTTTCTTGtaataagttctttgacttttactttttcagtttttgattttatttatgtCAAAACTTTCTTCCGAAAATTTTGACTCAAGAGCATTaattgtttcttctttggttattGTATTGATTTTAAAGTTTGAAGTTTGACTAACCaattcatcaattcttttgataagtaattcattttgtttgtcaaagttaaaattcttaaaattatGATCAACTATGTTAAATTTAATTGGTTCTTCAAGTATTTCTTTTGATTTACTTGATTCACCTTTTTCATAAGTACTATTAATTTTTATCTCAACAAACTTTCAAGTTGTTTTTCAATCCTTGTTGATTGGGTAGCTATTGATCTTaacatttgatttgtataattattttgactaattaacTTATCAACTTCACCTTTACCTTTTGATTCTTTAAAGGGTGAGGCTAAGATTTcgttttttttttgtaatgaaaCCCGATTGAGTTCTCTGGAGGATGAATTGATTTGACAAAATAATTATCAGTAGTTTTACAATTTTTAACAGGATTTTGAATTACATTAATCGTTTGTCtatctttgacaaatttaaaGAAAGGAATATTTTCTTTTATCTGTTCCATCTTTTGAATTAATTCTGCCTTAATTTGTTCTCTTTCTgtatgattatattttttgaaaaataactttcTGTTTTTCTTATTAAGTTCATGATAATAGTCTCTTTTAATCATTTCCATATTTGGTTTGAATTCTTTATTGATAATCATAACATTCTTCCTTTGACTTTCTTCATAAAGATTTTCTCTTTGTTATTCTGTTAAAATTTATGATTCAATTGAAGAACTTGAGTCAGGAATTTTTTGATAATATCCTTAAGTTATTTCAGGTGCAAAATCAACTCCATTTAACTTAAGATTTGTTTGATTTGGTTCAACATAAGTGTAAAGGcttgaaatattttttcttcctaaATCGATTGGTTGTCTAGAAGTCTGTCATAAGCTGTGACTTCTTGTGAGTAAGGGTTGAAAgttgattttaacatttccttCTTGACGTGGGACTAGCGAATCAACGGGAATGCGAAGGGTGAAGGTTGGGAGTGGGGAGAAAACCTCTCATCTTTGGGCATAAAGACTTTAATCCTTCATTATTTTTTGCCATaattaaatatttgtatatattattataatgtataaaatttattaaataattatggATAGCACTTAATAAATTAAGAGTTATGAATTAGgcaaattttttttagaaaaatgcaTAGTTCGATTTTTTGGATTCAATTTTTGTGTATAATCGAAATTGGAATCGAAActgaaaaattgatttttaaaattagaaaaccgAAACTGAAAAATGGAACGGTACTGTTAAACAGTTCGGTCCaattttcagtaatttttgtacacGGGACTCGCACGTGCACGTTGGATCATACCATCCAATCGGAGGAGCAAAATAAATGTCTACTTGTATTGGAAGTTGACATTAAACGTGTCTCCCAACCATCGGTCACAGTACGCACCTCAGAAAGATAAAACTGTACCCACACCTCTGCGTTCTTCCATCTCTCTGTTTTTTCTCTCGCGCTCGCTGCTTGTACACCCTTATTTCGCCGGCAAGTCTCCGATTCGTCGCGCGAAGGTTTCGTCTTTGTAATACAGATCGCGAATCCGAACGTGATAACTCCAACTCTTCACATGCATTTTTCTACTGCCgttcaatttaaaatttcaacaGCGTTTTATTGATTCATTTATAGTTGCGCGCATAAACTACGGCGGTGAATGCGAGGGAGTGTTGTACGGACTATATTTGGGATTGAAGGTGATATTCAATGATTTAATTTCTGAGTTTTGGTGAGGGATCTTTGAAATGCGTTGAAAATCAGTTGTTTGATTGGCTGTGTTTTCTGTTGCAGAATTAtggctatttatttatttattttttttgatttgAAAGCGTATTGCGGAGTGTTTTTGTTCGAAAAAGATTTTTTGATGCGTGGAAGgtggttttttatttttggtcCTTCTAATTGAGAAAGGTTGACATACGCAGGAAGAAGTTGAAGTGGATGTTTATGAGCTTCATAGGGAAGAAAAAGCGATGTCTATAACGGAGGTTTCGATCATACATCATATTGGCATTGTGCTTGCCTTGCTTTGGTTGTTGTCGTCGTTTAATTGTTGCCACCCAGTTGCCTACTTCATGTCTTTGATCTATCTCTACAACGTATGTATTGCTTTTGTTTCCTGATCTCGTTTGACCttgtttggttgctgagaaaatAAAGAGGGATAATTAAAAGTCGTGAGTCTTGGACTACCTTTTACTAATGCAACGACTACTTTGTTGAGTTTGTTAACTTTCCTTTTTTGGGGTCTTCTCGGCAATTGAATGGAGGATTAAAGGGTAGTAAATGTCGCCTTGCTGGGAAAATTCAGAAAGGGAATTTGATTTGAATGACTTCAACGGGGAAAGTGAAACAAAGAATTTGCTTTGAAAatggaatatttttttttttcgggttgaGACTCTAGCTCTCTAGTAAGCTTTTTAAAAGATTTCTGTTGTCCAGTTTTATAGGAGATGTACTTTTGATGTTTGTCATGAACTGTCTCTCTTTCTCTGTCTCTTGATGAATGTTGTCTCTTTTGATCTgcatcttttttttctttctactaAAGGTTCATGAGCGGTATAGTATGAGATTGCGAAGGAAGTTACAGTTTGAGGAAAGAAGGTCAGCTAACCAAAGAAGGGTAATTTTCTGCTTTATTATATGATGGTTTACTTTGATGAAGAtctcattttttgtttgtttaatcGCATCATTCT
Coding sequences within:
- the LOC131144787 gene encoding large ribosomal subunit protein eL20z-like isoform X2, coding for MSEEGKSRVAAGDNQQQPHYGTFQGVATYSPPAIGFPQPVPPPGAAESSAYPPSHPPYYAPGYQTVTGYAVAEGRPVRERRLACCGLGVGWFLLFLLHLQLFLVRLRELMSGESSSIGVVELYRLDN